Part of the Lampris incognitus isolate fLamInc1 chromosome 1, fLamInc1.hap2, whole genome shotgun sequence genome is shown below.
AAATCAGTAAATACATGGAACAGGTGGCAGACAGAGAGGGCTGTCCGTTATCTTTCACTGCCACAATAAGATTATGTTTCATGTTGTCAGATTCAGAAATGTCCCGCTGTGTCCTGATCTCTCCACTGTGCAGACCAATAGTGAAAAGTCCCGGATCAGTGGATTTGACTATATGATAGGACAGCCAGGCGTTCTGTCCGGAGTCTGCATCCACCGCTATCACCTTGGACACCAGAGAGCCCCCCTGAGCTGCTTTGGGGACGAGTTCCGTCATGAAGGAGTGTCCCTCCGGGGCGGGGTAAAGTATCTGAGGagagttgtcattcacatccgTTATGAAGACACTGACGGTCACGTTGCTGCTGAGTGGAGGAGAACCGTTGTCTCTCGCCATCACTTGAACTTTGAAGCTCCTGAACTGTTCATAATCCAACGACCTGACAGCGTGGATCAGCCCCGTGTCTCCGTTAACGGAGAGATAGGAGGACACCGGGGCACCGTTCACCTCCCCAGGTAAAAGAGAATAAATCACTGTACCGTTTTGTCTCCAGTCTGGGTCTAGGGCACTAACGGAACATAAAGTAGATCCaggtttgttgttttcagtcacGTAGGCGTTGTAGGACTGCTCCTCAAACACAGGTGGGTTGTCGTTGACGTCAGCTACAGATAACTGAACACTTttagaggaggaaagaggaggagagcccTCATCAGTAGCAGTGATTGTGATGTTGTAATCAGACACTAGTTCACGGTCTAGTTCAGCAGTGGTCACCAGAGAATAATAGTTTTTGATGGAGGGAACCAATTTAAAAGGAACATTTTGTTGAATGGCGCAGCGGACCTGTTTGTTATTCCCAGAATCTCGGTCTTGTACGTTGAAAATGCCAACCTCGGTACCAGGCGATATATTCTCTGGTATGGGGCTGGTCCAGGATTTCATATTGATCATAGGGGCGTTATCGTTCACATCAGTAATAGCAATGCTTACTTTCGTGTATGAGGATAGCCCCAAGCCGTCCTTCGCTTTAACGCGCAAGTCAAACGATGTGACACTTTCGAAGTCCAGAGAGCCAGTCACACGTATTTCACCTGTTTTGCGGTCAATTTTAAATATCTTCCTCACATCCTCCGAAACGTGTCCAAAGTCATACGTTACGTCTCCGTTTATCCCCTCGTCTGCATCAGCAGCACTCACGGTAACCACTACAGTGTCCACCAGAGCGCTCTCCGGCAGACTGGCTTCATACACGGCCTGGCTAAACACCGGGGCGTTATCATTAGCATCCAGCACGGTGACGCGTATGGCTACGGTACCTGATCTCCGTGGAGAGCCGCCATCAAGGGCTGTGAGAACCAAACTGATCCCGTTTTGTTTTTCACGGTCGAGCTCTTTATCCAAAACAAGCTCGACGGTGTTTCCACTAACTGCCAGCATGAAATGGTCATTGTTTTGGAGGTTGTATGTTTGGACGGAATTGGTTCCTATATCCGCGTCGTGCGCCTCCTCTATCAGGAAACGGGCTCCCCTGACTGCAGACTCCCGAATTTCCAGAGTAATCAAATCTTCGTTAAACTGTGGGGAGTTATCGTTGATATCTTGGACGTGCAGACCGATGCGGTGCAGCTCCAGCGGGTTTTCCAGCACAAGTTCGTGTTTGAGGACGCAAGACGCCTTTTCCCCGCACAGCCCCTCTCTGTCCACCCTCTCCGCAACAGTCAAGTCTCCGTTGTTCAGGTTTATTTCGCTGTACTGTTCGCCGTGCCCATCGGCGTCTATGCGGGCTTTTCTAGTGGCTAATGTGCTGGTGTCTAGTCCGAGATCCTTGGCTATATTACCAATAACAGATTCGCGTTTCATCTCCTCTGGGAGGGAGTAGCTCACGTCTCCACACGCAGTCCGCAGCCAAAGGAGAGAGAAGACGAAGCCGCACGTTTGCAACACGAATCTGTCGACCCTCATCGTCGTTAATGCGGCGCCTCCACGAAGATAATGTGGTCAGCTACTAAAGCAGTTACGGGTGAAATTCCGCTGCGCTACCGACTACATCCAGTCCGACCAAGCGACACGAGAATACCGCTTTGTGTCCGTCTGCACCAAAAGGTGGAGGAATAAAATCATCTTACCATTGCTGGTAGACAGCGACACTGCGAGCACAGCTCAGAGATAGCACTCAAGTTAAAATATAGATTACGAATTTTAAAATTAATTGACTAAAACACAAAGAGTCGTGCCTCCAAACACGACAACGATGTATGTGCTTGTAATGTTTGCAGCCATGGAACCAAACATTGTAAGCAAGAGATTCAGATTTACATGCATTAACTTGGCTGTCAGTTATTATGTTATTTACAGAAGGCAGACTACTGTAAAGAACAGACAAGCCGACGTGTTGAGAAGACGGAATGGGCAACGGGGTAAGAACACAACTTAATGTAAAATTCTTtttcacaaaaccaaagaaagtatCTCTTTCCAACCCTCtcaccgacacacacacgcatgcgcatgcgcacgcacacaattGGCTATAATGATTATGTTAGGGTCATTCTTATCAGACTTAGTGAAAATATGAATCAATTAAACATTAAAAGGTGAGATATATATTGAAACTGACTGGATTTTACAAACATGAAAGAAAAAGTTTATTGAACTCCCTACGACTGTACCTCCACCTCTTGCTTGCCCACACATTCCTGCACACATGCGAAGACACCTGCCATCCGACTGATCCCCGTGGGAAAGGGGATCCTGAGCTTTTCCACTGCTCTCCCAAAACCACGTCTTCTCCAATGTGGTCATTTTAAGAATATGTTTTTGAACTTACGCAGTGCTCAACAGCTCAAAGGGCCGTGCATGCACATTTAACTACACATAAACATGACACCAGGAACACTcctgacccctctctctctcaagcaaAGTGCTGTTTGCATTTTACTCTCACAATACCTGATATGTTTTGGGATGCTATGTTGCAGTTTCTGCTCTGATAATTTAGTGTGAAAAACTACAAAATATCCCCACAAATCTTCATCCCATGCCACACACCTCACACTTACACATAGTGAGAGAAAGAAAATAGAGTTGTGCTTCACAGAGTTATTATGTCTGAGCACTTTTACTCTCCGCAACGCAATGCTAGAGCGTTGTTCAAGAACTTTCTATTTCCCCACACTAGCCCACAAACCTTTAATACATGTATTGCATTtagtatatagcacctttctagctGCAGCAGACACCCAGAGCACTTAACAATACATTAATGGCTCACattcacatatgcatgcacacaatcacacacacacaactggctgcAGTGATTATATTCGGGTCAGTCTGATCAGACTTGGTGAAAATATGAATGGATTAAACGTTAAAAAGTGAGATATTTATTGAAACCGGCCGGCTTTTATAAACATGAAAGAAAAAGGTAAGATATAACTCCCCGTCAAGGTTCCTTCACCCCTTGCTTGCACACACATCTCTGAACACATGCACAGATACCTGCCACTCGAATGATCTCCATGTGAAGGGGTATCCTTTATTTCCCCACTGGTCGCCAAAAGCACAAGTCTTCTCAAGGTTGTTTGTTTTAAGAATCATTCTTTGAACTGACAAAGGGCTCAGCAGCTCCAAGGCCATTGCATGCACATGTAGCTACACATAAACGTGACACCAAGTGCACTACtgacccatctctctctctcccactctctctctctcccactctctctctcacacacacacacacacacacacacacatacacacacacacacacagtctgcttTCACaatccttgtgtggacccctcattgactacattcatttcctagcccttaaccctaaccttaaccacacaaactacatgcctaaacctaatcttaacctaaccctcattctaaccgtaaccctaaaaccaagtcctaaccctaaactagacccttttccttgtgaggacctcttaAATGGCCACACAAGgtacgtgctgtcaggttttgctatcctaatgaggacatttggtccacacaaggatagctaaacacgtacacacacacacacacacacacacactcagctcccATAACACTGACATCAATTAGTAGGAGAGACGCGTAGAACTGTTGCCTTGGATACAGTCAGACTTTTTACAAGAGCGCCACCAAGACACCAGGCTCATCATTACAATAGTGGAAAACAAGCAACAATATTGCCACGAAAACATTGTTCCACGATCCACACATCCCGACCTTCAAAGACAATGCCCTTTACATTCCATATACGTGTATACACGTTAAAGGCATTTCAGACAACACTGTGGTGGTAATGCCTATAGTTTGTCATACAACTGACGCATCTGCATTAATGGACAAAACAATAACAGCTCGTCGCAAAACTTAAACACTGCTGGAACAGAGTTTAATTTTCAACTGTATTTTTTAGAAAAGGAACCAATTAAATGTTTATATTGTGTTGAGGAGAATATCAATGGCAATTACCTCAGTACCTTTACACTCATACACGCAATCATCTGACCTTTACTCAAATATAGTCCTGCTAAAATGGTGCTGGATAAGGCAGGAAGAAGAAACAGTTTTGGCTCGACCGGACCAGCTGGCCAGCTCTGCAATCGCGAATGTCGCTGATTGACTAAGTGACGTGGTGTTTAGtgtgacacgattgggccgcttgATCAGGTGACCACGACGTCACTGAAGATACACGATCGGCCGGCCGAGCCCCGAGAGGCATGAGGAGAACGCACAAAATAAAAGTACAGAACAAAACATGGAGGCAGGAGTAGAAGAGACAGACTTCACCACAGCATTAGGCACAATCAAAGCGTAAGGGGAAAATCCAACATAGAAAATGTGATGCCATCATCAGGTGAAACGTCATATTGAAATATATCAACTAGAATAAATGAAATGTGTTGTGAAGCAGATATTGGTCTCTAGAAAAGATATACATATGTAGCAAAAAAGTAACCAAATGATATCTGGGGGTTTGGCACACACCAAGTTGTATTGCTTTAGAAATTATTAAAATCAAA
Proteins encoded:
- the LOC130126427 gene encoding protocadherin gamma-A11-like, which encodes MRVDRFVLQTCGFVFSLLWLRTACGDVSYSLPEEMKRESVIGNIAKDLGLDTSTLATRKARIDADGHGEQYSEINLNNGDLTVAERVDREGLCGEKASCVLKHELVLENPLELHRIGLHVQDINDNSPQFNEDLITLEIRESAVRGARFLIEEAHDADIGTNSVQTYNLQNNDHFMLAVSGNTVELVLDKELDREKQNGISLVLTALDGGSPRRSGTVAIRVTVLDANDNAPVFSQAVYEASLPESALVDTVVVTVSAADADEGINGDVTYDFGHVSEDVRKIFKIDRKTGEIRVTGSLDFESVTSFDLRVKAKDGLGLSSYTKVSIAITDVNDNAPMINMKSWTSPIPENISPGTEVGIFNVQDRDSGNNKQVRCAIQQNVPFKLVPSIKNYYSLVTTAELDRELVSDYNITITATDEGSPPLSSSKSVQLSVADVNDNPPVFEEQSYNAYVTENNKPGSTLCSVSALDPDWRQNGTVIYSLLPGEVNGAPVSSYLSVNGDTGLIHAVRSLDYEQFRSFKVQVMARDNGSPPLSSNVTVSVFITDVNDNSPQILYPAPEGHSFMTELVPKAAQGGSLVSKVIAVDADSGQNAWLSYHIVKSTDPGLFTIGLHSGEIRTQRDISESDNMKHNLIVAVKDNGQPSLSATCSMYLLISDNLAEVPELKDMSYDETNSKLTSYLIIALVSVSTFFLTFIIVILGVRFCRRRKPRLLLDGAVAIPSAYLPPNYAEVDGAGTLRSTYNYDAYLTTGSRTSDFKFVRSYNDNTLPADQTLKKSPTDFTEVFGDADGFPEVRLDKPNRLNL